One region of Xylanimonas ulmi genomic DNA includes:
- a CDS encoding TetR/AcrR family transcriptional regulator: MSGRDGAVAGPDGTAGPPEGAARTEAGGGMRVDARRNRDNLVAVARTVMAEEGLDASLRDVARRAGVGIATLYRHFPTRDALVQAVLSDRLNALADAADESLAAPSPGEALAGWLHRFAAGSGAFHGLPGSVLAALHDSRSELHGSCVAMNESASRLLQRAQEAGEVRPDVDAEDLFTAAAAIGWAAQYSATERAERILTLLTNGMRAEAPETVGRRA; the protein is encoded by the coding sequence ATGAGTGGACGAGACGGCGCGGTCGCCGGACCGGACGGGACAGCGGGACCGCCTGAGGGTGCGGCACGGACCGAGGCTGGCGGCGGTATGCGCGTCGACGCCCGCCGCAACCGCGACAACCTTGTCGCGGTGGCCCGCACCGTCATGGCCGAGGAGGGGCTGGACGCCTCCCTGCGTGACGTTGCGCGCCGCGCCGGCGTCGGCATCGCCACGCTCTATCGCCATTTCCCCACGCGGGACGCGCTGGTGCAGGCGGTGCTCAGCGACCGGCTCAACGCGCTCGCCGACGCCGCCGACGAGTCGCTGGCCGCTCCCTCTCCGGGTGAGGCGCTGGCCGGGTGGCTGCATCGGTTCGCCGCGGGCTCGGGCGCCTTCCACGGACTGCCCGGCTCGGTGCTGGCGGCACTTCACGACAGCCGGTCCGAGCTGCACGGCTCCTGCGTGGCGATGAACGAGTCCGCTTCCCGCCTCTTGCAGCGCGCCCAGGAGGCGGGCGAGGTACGGCCGGACGTCGACGCAGAGGACCTCTTCACCGCCGCCGCGGCGATCGGCTGGGCAGCGCAGTACTCCGCGACCGAGCGCGCCGAGCGCATCCTGACGCTGCTTACAAATGGAATGCGCGCCGAGGCGCCAGAAACGGTAGGCCGCCGGGCGTAA
- a CDS encoding ABC transporter permease, whose protein sequence is MSTTAVRTSTTSPEPTRVSTLRRGLRAIGAQNLSLVAAIVAVMLFIGSQNSAFYLTSNLKTIGMAVTISGLLAIVQTVVIVMGGIDLSVGSVAGLASVSSAMLFTHFGAGVSILGALAIGAVCGVVSGCIVVFGRVTPMIATLAGLIAFKGVAQLISDGRAQGYTGADNVYIFLARGSMIGIPTLVWVLAVVAMAVHVLLRYTRVGRNIYAVGGNDTAARLSGVNINRYIIGVFVLAGAVAALAGVLITARTGSGQPISGSEGLEFQSITAAALGGVALRGGKGTIGGTILAVVLLGVLLNGMSLLGVNPFWQNVAQGSLLIAAVVIQQLRNGERRVGLPK, encoded by the coding sequence GTGAGCACGACTGCCGTCCGCACCAGCACCACCTCGCCGGAGCCCACCCGCGTCTCGACGCTGCGCCGCGGCCTCCGCGCCATCGGCGCCCAGAACCTGAGCCTCGTCGCCGCGATCGTCGCGGTGATGCTCTTCATCGGCTCACAGAACTCGGCGTTCTACCTGACGTCGAACCTCAAGACGATCGGCATGGCCGTCACGATCTCCGGTCTGCTCGCCATCGTCCAGACCGTGGTCATCGTCATGGGCGGGATCGACCTCTCGGTGGGTTCCGTCGCAGGGCTCGCATCGGTGTCATCCGCCATGCTGTTCACCCACTTCGGGGCCGGCGTGAGCATCCTGGGCGCCTTGGCTATCGGGGCCGTTTGCGGCGTCGTCAGCGGCTGCATCGTGGTGTTCGGGCGCGTCACGCCAATGATCGCCACGCTCGCAGGGCTCATCGCCTTCAAGGGTGTCGCGCAACTCATCTCCGACGGCCGCGCTCAGGGCTACACGGGCGCCGACAACGTGTACATCTTCCTCGCCCGCGGCTCGATGATCGGTATCCCCACCCTGGTGTGGGTGCTCGCTGTGGTCGCGATGGCCGTGCATGTGCTCCTCCGGTACACGCGGGTGGGGCGCAACATCTACGCCGTGGGCGGCAACGACACGGCCGCCCGCCTCTCCGGCGTCAACATCAACCGGTACATCATCGGCGTCTTCGTCCTGGCCGGGGCCGTCGCGGCCCTGGCCGGGGTGCTCATCACCGCCCGCACAGGCTCGGGTCAGCCGATCTCCGGATCCGAAGGGCTGGAGTTCCAGTCGATCACGGCCGCAGCCCTCGGTGGGGTAGCGCTGCGCGGCGGCAAGGGCACCATCGGGGGAACAATCCTTGCGGTTGTCCTCCTGGGCGTGCTCCTCAACGGGATGTCGCTTCTGGGCGTCAATCCGTTCTGGCAGAACGTCGCTCAGGGGAGCTTGCTCATCGCGGCCGTAGTGATCCAGCAGCTGCGCAACGGTGAGCGTCGGGTCGGGCTGCCCAAGTGA
- a CDS encoding DUF5107 domain-containing protein, whose protein sequence is MLNDESFLDLPDRPASLAAAPVAAWRRPVTIDTYLPDPPDRYPAYLDHRVYQGSSGRIYPLPFHEHVSPAKRPHAWDAIHLENEYIRLLVLPELGGRIHAGVDRTNGYDFFYRNNVIKPALVGLAGPWISGGVEFNWPQHHRPATFLPTDAAIEYEEDGSVTVWCSDHDPFARMKGMHGVRLRPGSNVVEVRVRLFNRTEDVQTFMWWANVAVATDGDYESFFPTDVRMVADHAKRAVTAFPRADRPYYGVDYPALADAEHPDADRIDRYRNIPVPTSYMALGTSDDFFGGYDHSRSAGLVHWADHQIAPGKKQWTWGDAPFGHAWDANLTDTDGPYVELMAGVYTDNQPDFSYLAPGETKTFSQYWYPLRDTGPVQQATVDAAVALDIAPGRDGTHVRIAVALTRDRGVVDVEFRGPEGTGAVWTVGGGPAQPIVIEHDVPATLAPQDVTVVVRDGAAELVRWTPRPVPDDVPDAEPATEPPAPEDIASVEELYLTGLHLEQYRHATRDPEPYWLAALARDPQDVRTNVALATRRYRAARYGEAEQLLRTAVGRLTRRNPNPYDGEAYYRLGQVLARQGRTSDADEAYGKAAWNAAWVVPARLAQARLAAARGDDAVALAHAESVLARDNQHLQARDLMALLLARTGRADAAAALLAATVALDPLDWWARSLRGEQVGADAPTVLDVALEHIAAGDDEAGLDLLARAASQPRVPGQVGVAPLAHYHRADVLARVGRTDEAAVALRAAHDADPTHCLPSRLDDVDMLERTVASHPDDARAWALLGHWRYAARRHADAVAAWQRADALDGTDPVVVRNLAVAAVNVADDPDLGARLYARARTLAPDDARLLYEQDQLSRRAAVPAAQRLAALRERPDLVRQRDDLSVQLAVLLTAEGEAEAARDLLAGRRFQPWEGGEGQVLAAWDDAQLALARDALVRGDAAAAVAAVDAALAPPSSLGEARHPLANAAHLLLASGDARAAAGDHAGATAAWQAAASRAGDFQEMAATPFSEATYSSVLAARRLAAADGSYREVIERLVRGLDEHVDLLAALPATVDYFATSLPTMLLFTDDVQGRRDTTVLLLRAQLAALRDDDAAALDLVAQVLRHDPTNSTGLDLLRQVGVPSSALRTEHALEGGEVVLH, encoded by the coding sequence ACGACGAGTCCTTCCTGGACCTCCCGGACCGACCAGCGTCGCTCGCAGCCGCACCTGTCGCGGCATGGCGGCGGCCGGTGACCATCGACACGTACCTGCCCGACCCGCCGGACCGGTACCCTGCCTACCTGGACCACCGCGTTTACCAGGGCTCGTCGGGACGCATCTACCCCCTGCCGTTCCACGAGCACGTGAGCCCGGCAAAGCGGCCGCACGCGTGGGACGCGATCCACCTGGAGAACGAGTACATCCGGCTCCTCGTGCTCCCGGAGCTCGGCGGCCGGATCCACGCGGGCGTCGACCGGACCAACGGCTACGACTTCTTCTACCGGAACAACGTCATCAAGCCTGCGCTCGTCGGGCTTGCGGGCCCGTGGATCTCTGGCGGTGTTGAGTTCAACTGGCCGCAGCACCACCGCCCCGCCACGTTCCTGCCCACCGACGCGGCGATCGAGTACGAGGAGGACGGCTCGGTCACGGTGTGGTGCTCCGACCATGACCCCTTCGCCCGCATGAAGGGCATGCACGGGGTGCGGCTGCGCCCAGGGTCGAACGTGGTCGAGGTCCGCGTGCGCCTCTTCAACCGTACCGAGGACGTGCAGACCTTCATGTGGTGGGCCAACGTTGCTGTAGCCACCGACGGCGACTATGAGTCGTTCTTTCCTACCGACGTCCGCATGGTCGCCGACCACGCCAAGCGGGCGGTGACCGCGTTCCCCCGCGCGGATCGTCCATACTACGGCGTGGACTATCCGGCACTCGCGGACGCTGAGCACCCGGACGCCGACCGAATCGACCGCTACCGGAACATCCCCGTGCCGACGTCGTACATGGCCCTGGGGACGTCGGACGACTTCTTCGGCGGGTATGACCACAGCCGGTCTGCGGGCCTCGTGCACTGGGCGGACCACCAGATCGCTCCCGGCAAGAAGCAGTGGACGTGGGGCGACGCACCGTTCGGCCACGCGTGGGATGCCAACCTCACGGACACCGACGGGCCCTACGTCGAGCTCATGGCCGGCGTGTACACGGACAACCAGCCAGACTTCTCCTACCTCGCCCCCGGGGAGACCAAGACCTTCAGCCAGTATTGGTACCCCCTGCGGGACACGGGCCCGGTGCAGCAGGCGACGGTCGACGCCGCCGTCGCGCTCGACATCGCACCAGGGCGCGACGGGACGCACGTACGCATCGCGGTCGCCCTGACCCGCGACCGGGGTGTGGTCGACGTCGAGTTTCGCGGCCCCGAGGGGACCGGTGCCGTGTGGACTGTTGGCGGCGGCCCGGCCCAGCCGATCGTCATCGAGCACGACGTGCCCGCGACCCTCGCTCCGCAGGATGTCACCGTCGTCGTGCGCGACGGCGCGGCGGAGCTCGTGCGGTGGACGCCGCGACCAGTGCCCGACGACGTGCCGGACGCCGAGCCCGCCACTGAGCCGCCCGCACCGGAGGACATCGCGAGCGTCGAGGAGCTCTACCTCACCGGCCTGCATCTGGAGCAGTACCGGCATGCCACACGGGACCCGGAGCCGTACTGGCTCGCGGCTCTCGCTCGTGACCCGCAGGACGTGCGGACCAACGTCGCGCTCGCAACCCGCCGATACCGGGCCGCGCGGTACGGCGAGGCGGAGCAGCTGCTGCGCACGGCCGTCGGGCGCCTGACCCGGCGCAACCCGAACCCTTACGACGGCGAGGCGTACTACCGCCTCGGGCAGGTGCTTGCCCGCCAGGGGCGGACGAGCGACGCGGACGAGGCGTACGGCAAGGCCGCGTGGAACGCCGCGTGGGTGGTTCCCGCCCGACTGGCGCAGGCGCGGCTGGCAGCCGCGCGCGGCGATGACGCGGTCGCTCTCGCACACGCGGAGTCCGTGCTCGCCCGTGACAACCAGCACCTGCAGGCCCGCGACCTGATGGCGCTGCTGCTGGCGAGGACGGGGAGAGCTGACGCCGCCGCGGCCCTGCTCGCGGCGACCGTGGCCCTCGACCCGCTGGACTGGTGGGCGCGCAGTCTCCGCGGGGAGCAGGTTGGTGCGGACGCTCCGACGGTGCTCGACGTGGCGCTCGAGCACATCGCCGCGGGGGACGACGAGGCCGGCCTCGACCTGCTTGCACGAGCGGCGTCGCAGCCTCGCGTGCCGGGCCAGGTGGGCGTCGCCCCGCTGGCGCACTACCACCGCGCGGACGTGCTGGCCCGGGTGGGCCGGACCGACGAGGCCGCGGTCGCGCTCCGTGCGGCGCACGACGCTGACCCGACGCACTGCCTCCCGTCGCGCCTGGACGACGTCGACATGCTGGAGCGCACGGTCGCCTCACACCCGGACGATGCGCGTGCTTGGGCGCTGCTCGGGCACTGGCGGTACGCGGCACGCCGGCACGCGGACGCGGTCGCTGCGTGGCAGCGCGCAGACGCGCTCGACGGTACGGATCCCGTTGTAGTGCGCAACCTCGCAGTGGCCGCCGTGAACGTGGCCGACGACCCGGACCTCGGCGCGCGCCTCTACGCTCGGGCCCGGACGCTCGCGCCCGACGATGCGCGGCTGCTCTACGAGCAGGACCAGCTCTCGCGGCGTGCAGCCGTGCCCGCCGCCCAGCGGCTCGCAGCACTGCGGGAACGACCGGACCTCGTGCGGCAGCGTGACGACCTGTCCGTCCAGCTCGCCGTGCTGCTCACGGCCGAGGGTGAGGCCGAGGCCGCGCGCGACCTGCTCGCGGGCCGCCGGTTCCAGCCTTGGGAGGGTGGCGAGGGGCAGGTGCTCGCCGCCTGGGACGACGCCCAGCTCGCGCTGGCGCGCGACGCCCTGGTACGGGGCGACGCCGCGGCCGCCGTGGCGGCGGTCGACGCTGCACTGGCACCGCCCTCGTCGCTCGGCGAGGCCCGACACCCGCTGGCCAATGCGGCGCATCTGCTGCTCGCTTCGGGCGACGCCCGGGCGGCTGCTGGCGACCACGCTGGTGCGACTGCTGCGTGGCAGGCTGCGGCGTCCCGGGCCGGTGACTTCCAGGAAATGGCCGCAACCCCTTTCTCCGAGGCGACGTACTCCTCCGTGCTCGCTGCGCGGCGACTCGCAGCTGCCGACGGCTCGTACCGCGAGGTGATTGAGCGGCTCGTGCGCGGCCTCGACGAACACGTCGACCTGCTGGCCGCGTTGCCCGCCACGGTCGACTACTTCGCGACGTCGCTGCCGACCATGCTGCTTTTCACGGACGACGTCCAGGGGCGGCGCGACACCACGGTGTTGCTGCTGCGCGCCCAGCTGGCAGCGCTGCGCGACGATGATGCCGCGGCGTTGGACCTCGTGGCGCAGGTGCTGCGCCACGACCCCACGAACTCCACCGGTCTCGACCTGCTGCGGCAGGTGGGGGTGCCATCCTCCGCCCTCCGGACGGAGCACGCGCTGGAAGGGGGAGAGGTCGTCCTGCACTGA
- a CDS encoding sugar ABC transporter ATP-binding protein — protein sequence MSTTTDATATLRGISKSFSGVRALVDVDLDLPAGKVTALMGENGAGKSTLLKILTGDYRPDAGRVTVSGEPVTFTTPTDARAAGVRVIVQEPEIVPHVSVAENLYLGALPARRGVVSQRALQARARQDLARFGFDGLLDPAARGVDLSPAERQIVEIVRCLIDEPKVVCFDEPTSSLSGAETAVLFALIAKLRDAGRAVGYVSHRMREIFEVADRVTVLRDGHVIGTRDVVETNEAEIVRMMVGRDLSSMFERSRRSPGEVALQLDHVTTDDVTDVSLEVRRGEIVALAGLVGAGRTELALAICGDRPVTGGTLTVGGTVRRFRSPQDAIGVGVALAPEERKADALVMVRSVKDNIALAALPGMTRLGFVSDRREKALAARYIEQLRIRTPSSAQVVQNLSGGNQQKVVLARWLAKEPEVLILDEPTRGVDVGAKAEIYAIIDDLASRGVAVLVISSELPEVLGLADRIVVMQDGRVTGELDRSDATEEAILTLAIADHISEGAPS from the coding sequence ATGAGCACCACCACCGACGCCACCGCAACGCTGCGGGGCATCTCAAAATCCTTCAGCGGGGTCCGCGCGCTCGTCGACGTCGACCTCGACCTCCCCGCGGGCAAGGTCACCGCGCTCATGGGTGAGAACGGGGCCGGCAAGTCCACGCTCCTGAAGATCCTTACGGGCGACTACCGGCCCGACGCCGGGAGGGTTACCGTCAGCGGCGAGCCGGTGACCTTCACCACGCCGACCGACGCGCGGGCAGCCGGTGTGCGCGTCATCGTGCAGGAGCCCGAGATCGTGCCGCACGTGTCGGTCGCCGAGAACCTCTATCTCGGTGCCCTCCCCGCGCGCCGCGGCGTCGTCTCGCAGCGTGCGCTGCAAGCGCGCGCTCGCCAGGATCTGGCCCGGTTCGGGTTCGATGGGCTCTTGGACCCGGCGGCCCGCGGCGTCGACCTGTCTCCCGCCGAACGTCAGATCGTCGAGATCGTGCGGTGCCTTATCGACGAACCCAAGGTCGTGTGCTTCGACGAACCCACCTCGTCACTGTCCGGCGCCGAAACCGCGGTGTTGTTCGCGCTGATCGCGAAGTTGCGGGATGCCGGGCGCGCCGTGGGCTACGTCTCGCACCGCATGCGCGAGATCTTCGAAGTCGCCGACCGCGTCACCGTCCTGCGAGATGGCCACGTGATCGGCACCCGTGACGTTGTGGAGACCAACGAGGCGGAGATCGTCCGCATGATGGTGGGCCGTGACCTGTCGTCCATGTTCGAACGCAGCCGGCGCTCGCCGGGCGAGGTCGCACTCCAACTCGATCACGTCACGACCGACGACGTCACCGACGTGTCCCTAGAGGTGCGGCGCGGCGAGATCGTCGCCCTCGCCGGTCTGGTCGGCGCCGGGCGCACGGAGCTCGCGCTCGCGATCTGCGGTGATCGCCCCGTCACGGGCGGCACACTCACGGTCGGCGGCACGGTGCGCCGCTTCCGGTCGCCGCAGGACGCGATCGGCGTTGGCGTCGCGCTAGCGCCCGAGGAACGCAAGGCGGACGCGCTCGTCATGGTCCGCAGCGTCAAGGACAACATCGCGCTCGCCGCCCTGCCGGGGATGACGCGGTTGGGCTTCGTGAGCGATCGGAGGGAGAAGGCGCTCGCGGCCCGGTACATCGAACAGCTGCGGATCCGGACGCCGTCCTCCGCGCAGGTGGTGCAGAACCTCTCCGGCGGCAACCAGCAGAAGGTGGTCCTCGCCCGCTGGTTGGCGAAGGAGCCGGAAGTCCTCATCCTCGACGAGCCCACGCGCGGCGTCGATGTCGGCGCGAAGGCGGAGATCTACGCGATCATCGACGACCTCGCGAGCCGGGGTGTCGCCGTGCTGGTCATCTCGTCCGAACTGCCGGAGGTGCTCGGCCTCGCCGACCGCATCGTCGTCATGCAGGACGGTCGCGTCACCGGCGAGCTCGACCGTTCGGACGCCACCGAGGAAGCCATCCTCACCCTCGCCATCGCCGATCACATCTCCGAAGGAGCGCCGTCGTGA
- a CDS encoding substrate-binding domain-containing protein, giving the protein MKWSRARRTAVGFLGAAAFAFSLAACDSGQAPASADAPAEVGSGETEIVYLQKQGDQQYFVDQADGAKKKAAELGVKVTVVNLGTDSNKAISELDAAIARNVSGIIMVAPDQAIGPQVIDKAKAAGIPFLASDDGLVDADGDAAPFVGFNGTQMGDSVGTKAAELYNDAAWTAADTKILAVGKQDLSVCVQRIDGANAAFEKGAADAPEVITIGTDNSVTDALNKAGAVITANQSVKNWVVYGCNDESETGAVTALQNAGVAPANILGVGLGAYLTCKDWAASQDTGNKAALYISGVDVGSAAIEEMAAAIKNGADLPAETIADTHMVDASNFEAEGVVCT; this is encoded by the coding sequence ATGAAGTGGTCACGCGCCCGTCGCACCGCGGTGGGATTCCTGGGGGCGGCAGCCTTCGCGTTCTCGCTCGCCGCGTGCGACTCGGGCCAGGCGCCCGCGTCCGCCGACGCGCCGGCCGAGGTCGGCTCGGGTGAGACCGAGATCGTCTACCTGCAGAAGCAGGGCGACCAGCAGTACTTCGTCGACCAGGCCGATGGCGCGAAGAAGAAGGCGGCCGAGCTCGGCGTCAAGGTGACCGTCGTCAACCTCGGCACCGACTCCAACAAGGCGATCAGCGAGCTGGACGCGGCCATCGCGCGCAACGTGTCCGGCATCATCATGGTCGCCCCCGATCAGGCGATCGGGCCGCAGGTGATCGACAAGGCGAAGGCCGCGGGCATCCCGTTCCTCGCCTCCGACGACGGACTCGTGGACGCGGACGGCGACGCCGCCCCGTTCGTCGGGTTCAACGGCACGCAGATGGGCGACTCGGTGGGCACCAAGGCCGCCGAACTCTACAACGACGCTGCCTGGACCGCTGCAGACACCAAGATCCTCGCCGTGGGCAAGCAGGACCTCTCGGTGTGCGTCCAGCGGATCGACGGCGCGAACGCGGCGTTCGAGAAGGGCGCGGCTGATGCACCCGAGGTCATCACCATCGGCACGGACAACTCCGTGACGGACGCCCTCAACAAGGCGGGCGCCGTGATCACGGCCAACCAGTCCGTCAAGAACTGGGTTGTCTACGGCTGCAATGACGAGTCCGAGACGGGTGCCGTCACGGCCCTTCAGAACGCGGGCGTCGCGCCGGCGAACATCCTCGGCGTCGGCCTCGGCGCCTACCTGACCTGCAAGGACTGGGCTGCGAGCCAGGACACCGGCAACAAGGCCGCCCTGTACATCTCGGGCGTCGACGTCGGCTCGGCCGCGATCGAGGAGATGGCCGCCGCGATCAAGAACGGGGCTGACCTGCCCGCCGAGACGATCGCCGACACCCACATGGTCGACGCGTCCAACTTCGAGGCGGAGGGCGTCGTCTGCACGTGA
- a CDS encoding MDR family MFS transporter encodes MSAETTTSPPSAPDAGREPFSPALRKVIAVTTLGAFMVFLDSTVVNVALQTLTKEWDTSLSTIQWLVTAYLLAMTAVIPISGWFGARWGAKRVFIAAIAVFTLASLACALATSVEQLIAFRALQGIGGIAVPVSQAILVRAAGPRLMARVVSVSGIPVIMAPVIGPTLGGLLLQHVGWESIFLVNIPIGMITVLLAVRLLPGDTITHPGKLDVPGLVTIVAASVGLTFGLSEIGNSGHATSAKVLVPLVSGALLLASFIVVSLRRAKPLLDLRLFKDQTYSAASLTNFFMGALSLGAVILMPLYFQTVRGEDAVATGLLLIPQGVGIAVALLRVARFVDKFGSGPVALVGGLISIVGTVPFVLIGDTTSYWWIGVAMVVRGFGIGTCAVPAVTAAFRAVSPMKIPDATVQLNVGQRIGGSLAAAILAVVLQRQLQSAHLPADQANGFGVAFWWTLGIGAAAALPAVLLAVVERRTAAAAAPAAPAGSLKEARQA; translated from the coding sequence ATGTCAGCGGAGACCACCACCAGCCCTCCGAGCGCACCGGACGCCGGAAGGGAGCCGTTCTCCCCCGCGCTCCGCAAGGTGATCGCGGTGACCACACTCGGCGCGTTCATGGTCTTCCTCGACTCCACCGTCGTCAACGTCGCGCTCCAGACGCTCACGAAGGAGTGGGACACCTCGCTGTCCACCATCCAGTGGCTGGTCACCGCCTACCTCCTGGCGATGACCGCAGTCATCCCCATCAGCGGCTGGTTTGGCGCGCGATGGGGCGCCAAACGGGTCTTCATCGCCGCAATCGCCGTGTTCACGCTTGCGTCGCTGGCCTGCGCCCTGGCCACCTCCGTCGAGCAACTGATCGCCTTCCGCGCACTGCAGGGCATCGGCGGCATCGCCGTCCCCGTCAGCCAGGCGATCTTGGTCCGCGCCGCCGGACCCCGGCTGATGGCCAGGGTCGTGAGCGTGAGCGGCATCCCGGTCATCATGGCCCCGGTGATCGGCCCCACACTGGGCGGTCTGCTCCTACAGCACGTCGGCTGGGAGTCCATCTTCCTGGTGAACATCCCGATCGGCATGATCACCGTGCTGCTGGCCGTCCGGCTGCTGCCGGGCGACACGATCACCCACCCGGGCAAACTCGACGTCCCCGGCCTGGTCACCATCGTCGCGGCGAGCGTCGGTCTGACCTTCGGGCTCTCCGAGATCGGCAACTCCGGCCACGCCACCTCCGCCAAGGTGCTCGTCCCACTCGTCTCAGGCGCCCTGCTCCTCGCCTCCTTCATCGTCGTCTCGCTACGCCGCGCCAAGCCACTCCTGGACCTCCGGCTGTTCAAGGACCAGACCTACAGCGCCGCCTCGCTCACCAACTTCTTCATGGGCGCGCTGAGCCTGGGCGCCGTCATCCTCATGCCGCTCTACTTCCAGACCGTTCGCGGCGAGGACGCGGTCGCCACGGGTCTGCTGCTGATCCCGCAGGGCGTCGGCATCGCGGTGGCTCTGTTGCGGGTGGCCCGCTTCGTGGACAAGTTCGGCAGCGGCCCGGTCGCGCTGGTCGGCGGCCTGATCAGCATCGTCGGGACCGTGCCGTTCGTCCTGATCGGTGACACGACGTCGTACTGGTGGATCGGCGTCGCCATGGTGGTCCGCGGCTTTGGCATCGGCACGTGCGCGGTCCCGGCGGTCACGGCGGCCTTCCGCGCGGTGTCACCGATGAAGATCCCAGACGCCACCGTGCAACTCAACGTGGGCCAGCGCATCGGCGGCTCGCTCGCTGCCGCGATTCTCGCCGTCGTGCTCCAGCGGCAACTCCAGTCCGCCCACTTGCCGGCCGACCAAGCGAACGGGTTTGGCGTGGCCTTCTGGTGGACGCTCGGCATCGGCGCCGCGGCCGCCCTCCCGGCGGTGCTCCTCGCCGTGGTGGAACGCCGAACCGCTGCCGCCGCCGCACCGGCGGCGCCCGCCGGCTCACTGAAGGAGGCCCGGCAGGCCTGA
- a CDS encoding aldose epimerase: MIEPLQRLGEPQVESPLRTVGLRGACGWTAEVDLWGGGLRSLRRRGVPLVEEYEVTAGARPPHCSGSVLFPWPNRVRDGLWVHRGHQLALELTEPKRSTANHGLVLDDVFGVVRHGVGDVELVTDVRHRPGYPFTLRLATRYTLSPAGLRVEHLIENLGDDTAPVAIGAHPYVRVGDVPTSSLSVRVDAEAALRVDGRLLPVGWDVLDGRPVLPSPLGGADVNACLRLRPAHAQGARHHVAAPDGRQVVVWTDPDLAYVHVYVCPDLPSDGGPRRALAIEPMSAPPDALRSGEGLHRLEPGATWTVAWGISVG; the protein is encoded by the coding sequence GTGATCGAACCGCTCCAGCGGCTCGGGGAGCCGCAGGTCGAGTCGCCGCTGCGGACGGTCGGCCTGCGCGGCGCGTGCGGGTGGACGGCGGAGGTCGACCTGTGGGGCGGCGGGCTGCGCTCGCTGCGCCGCCGCGGCGTACCCCTCGTGGAGGAGTACGAGGTGACTGCGGGCGCGCGCCCGCCGCACTGCTCGGGGTCGGTCCTCTTCCCGTGGCCCAACCGTGTGCGCGACGGGCTCTGGGTCCACCGTGGCCACCAGCTGGCTCTCGAACTCACGGAACCTAAGCGGTCCACCGCCAACCACGGCCTGGTTCTTGACGACGTGTTCGGCGTCGTCCGCCACGGGGTGGGCGACGTCGAGCTGGTCACTGACGTGCGCCACCGCCCCGGCTACCCGTTCACCCTGCGGCTCGCGACCAGGTACACCCTCTCTCCCGCGGGCTTGCGCGTGGAGCACCTCATCGAGAACCTCGGGGACGACACAGCACCGGTCGCGATCGGCGCGCACCCGTACGTGCGGGTTGGGGACGTGCCGACGAGTTCACTCTCGGTCCGGGTTGATGCCGAGGCGGCCTTGCGGGTCGATGGCCGGCTTCTCCCCGTGGGGTGGGACGTGCTCGATGGGCGACCGGTGCTCCCCTCCCCGCTGGGTGGTGCCGATGTCAACGCCTGCCTGCGCTTGCGTCCCGCACACGCGCAGGGGGCGAGGCACCACGTGGCCGCCCCGGACGGGCGTCAGGTGGTCGTCTGGACGGACCCGGATCTCGCGTACGTGCATGTGTACGTGTGCCCCGACCTGCCCTCCGACGGCGGACCCCGCCGTGCGCTCGCCATCGAGCCGATGAGTGCTCCGCCCGACGCGCTGCGGTCAGGCGAGGGTCTACACCGGCTGGAGCCCGGCGCGACCTGGACCGTGGCTTGGGGGATCTCGGTCGGCTGA